The sequence ATCGGTTATCTTATTTTATTCATTTCCTGTAAAAAAAAGACGTGGGGCAACCTTTTAAATTTTACAAAATCCTCACTGCTTAATTGCCCGATAAAAGGAGCAAAATAATGATCCACTGAAGCATTCCTCCATACCAAAACCCATGACAGACCCTTATTTGAAACATTTTTATCCAAAACCTCTGTCCACCAATCTGCAATGTTTACGCCCTCCAAGCCACTTTCTGTAAGCGCAAAAGGCATTTTTTTTTCTTTCGCAATCACCCCAAGCATCCCTAGATTATCATTTAGAAGTTCAATATAATCCTCAGTTGCTTTCTTGTGGTATAAGTCTATCCCAAGCATATCAACATAGTCATCTCCAGGATAGTACTTCAAGTATTCGGATTTGTTCTCCACGGCATCGGTAGAATAACAATAAATAAGATTATGCACACCATAATTTTTAGTAAGAATATCAAATGTTTCTCTCCACAGTTGTCTAAACTCATTGGGAGTGCAACTCTTGCTGCCCCACCAAAACCAGGTGCCGTTCATTTCATGATACGGCCTAAACACAAGGGGTATGGGCTTTCCTGATTTTGTTTTTAAGGAGTTTAAGAAACTAGCAAGTTTATTTAGCCAACCTTTGTATTTTGGGCTTAATATCCCTTCTTCTAAGATATTGTGAACTGTGGTTGTGGGATCCCAAGCACTGTCCAGAGTTGTTGGATTATTAGGGTGCCAACTGATTGTTACTATTCCGCCTTTTTCATATGAAACCCTTATTAAATTAGCCATTAACTCGAAATTGACCGTGTCAAGATTTTGAGTGTGCCCTAACTCAAGATGCCCTAGTTCAAAACCATAAACACCAGGAAAATCTCCTGCAACTTCATTAACATCGCTTTTTTCTTGAGCACCATCATTTTTCCATCCAATTCCGTAAGCTGTTGCATCTTGATGACCAAAAGCATATCCGGTTTTGGAAACTTCCTTAATTCGCGCCATAAGATATCCCACCTCCTTATCCGCATTTTTATCAGAAAGTTCAATATGTTCGGAAGATGACCTAAGCGCACTTTTACATGACATAAAAGTATACAGTAGTAATACTATATAAACATATGATTGAAAAATAGATGCTTTAAGCTGATAGTTCTTAAGGCCAATTTTATTCATAAATGTATATAATTGATAAAATAATTGATTAAATATTACTTTTTATTAAAAAATTTGCTTCTCTTATT is a genomic window of Flagellimonas sp. CMM7 containing:
- a CDS encoding glycoside hydrolase family 26 protein, producing MNKIGLKNYQLKASIFQSYVYIVLLLYTFMSCKSALRSSSEHIELSDKNADKEVGYLMARIKEVSKTGYAFGHQDATAYGIGWKNDGAQEKSDVNEVAGDFPGVYGFELGHLELGHTQNLDTVNFELMANLIRVSYEKGGIVTISWHPNNPTTLDSAWDPTTTVHNILEEGILSPKYKGWLNKLASFLNSLKTKSGKPIPLVFRPYHEMNGTWFWWGSKSCTPNEFRQLWRETFDILTKNYGVHNLIYCYSTDAVENKSEYLKYYPGDDYVDMLGIDLYHKKATEDYIELLNDNLGMLGVIAKEKKMPFALTESGLEGVNIADWWTEVLDKNVSNKGLSWVLVWRNASVDHYFAPFIGQLSSEDFVKFKRLPHVFFLQEMNKIR